In Lotus japonicus ecotype B-129 chromosome 5, LjGifu_v1.2, one genomic interval encodes:
- the LOC130720322 gene encoding 60S ribosomal protein L22-2, whose amino-acid sequence MSRGGVAGAKGKKKSVSFTIDCAKPVEDKIMDIASLEKFLQERIKVGGKAGALGDAVTVTREKSKITVTSDSNFSKRYLKYLTKKYLKKHNVRDWLRVIASNKDRSVYELRYFNIAENEGEEED is encoded by the exons ATGAGTCGAGGAGGTGTAGCTGGTGCtaaggggaagaagaagagcgTGTCGTTCACCATCGACTGTGCCAAGCCGGTGGAGGACAAGATCATGGACATTGCTTCACTCGAGAAGTTCCTTCAGGAGAGGATTAAGGTTGGTGGTAAGGCTGGTGCTCTCGGCGATGCTGTTACGGTTACTCGTGAGAAATCTAAGATCACTGTTACTTCTGATAGCAACTTCTCCAAAAG GTACCTCAAGTACTTGACAAAGAAGTACTTGAAGAAACACAATGTGAGGGACTGGCTCAGGGTGATTGCTTCTAACAAAGATAGAAGTGTATATGAACTGAGGTACTTCAACATTGCAGAGAAtgaaggagaggaagaagattaG